One Cellulomonas soli DNA window includes the following coding sequences:
- a CDS encoding SDR family NAD(P)-dependent oxidoreductase, translated as MAGKTVVLTGASDGIGAAAARRLVAAGEQVVLVGRSPEKTAAVAAALGVPSHVADFADLAQVRRLAAELLEAYPRIDVLANNAGGILGARALSVDGFETTFQVNHLAPFLLTHLLMGTLVASSATVIQTSSVAARTFSGLDLDDLQNERAYTPHKAYGDAKLANVLFTRELHRRFADQGLASAAFHPGMVATNFANETTSWFRFVYRTPLARLALVTPDKGADCLVWLAEGTPGSTWTSGGYYERCRPAATSPRADDPKLARGLWERSERLLGL; from the coding sequence ATGGCCGGGAAGACCGTCGTGCTCACCGGTGCCAGCGACGGCATCGGTGCGGCTGCCGCCCGTCGCCTCGTCGCCGCGGGCGAGCAGGTCGTGCTGGTGGGCCGTTCGCCCGAGAAGACCGCCGCGGTGGCGGCCGCGCTGGGTGTGCCGTCGCACGTGGCCGACTTCGCCGACCTCGCGCAGGTCCGCCGGCTGGCCGCCGAGCTCCTGGAGGCCTACCCGCGGATCGATGTGCTCGCCAACAACGCCGGCGGGATCTTGGGCGCCCGAGCGCTGAGCGTCGACGGGTTCGAGACGACGTTCCAGGTGAACCACCTGGCCCCGTTCCTGCTCACGCACCTGCTGATGGGGACGCTGGTCGCGAGCTCGGCGACGGTGATCCAGACCTCGAGCGTCGCGGCGCGCACGTTCAGCGGGCTCGACCTGGACGACCTGCAGAACGAGCGCGCCTACACCCCGCACAAGGCGTACGGGGACGCCAAGCTGGCCAACGTCCTGTTCACCCGGGAGCTGCACCGGCGGTTCGCCGACCAGGGCCTGGCTTCTGCGGCCTTCCACCCCGGCATGGTCGCGACGAACTTCGCGAACGAGACCACCAGCTGGTTCCGGTTCGTCTACCGCACCCCGCTCGCCCGGCTCGCGCTCGTCACGCCGGACAAGGGTGCCGACTGCCTGGTCTGGCTCGCCGAGGGCACCCCGGGCAGCACCTGGACGTCCGGCGGGTACTACGAACGCTGCCGCCCGGCCGCGACCTCGCCCCGCGCGGACGACCCGAAGCTGGCCCGCGGGCTGTGGGAGCGCAGCGAGCGGCTGCTCGGCCTCTGA
- a CDS encoding FAD-binding protein, with the protein MTFDYVVDVVVVGSGSAAATAALAVKEHGHEPLVLESTELFGGSSSMSGGGLWVPDNSVLREAGVPDSYALARTYMDEVIGDVGPASSPQRRHAFLTQGPAMVDFLRGLGMRFVHARDYADYYPERPGGLAVGRGIEGVRWDVRKLGPWRGRLRGEVPLPVHTSEVAKMLVSLRTLDGFLTAANVVGVQTVGASLLGKRLRGLGNSLMGQLLYLLVERSVPIWLSSPMTELITQDGAVVGAVVDHDGRRMRVGARHGVILAAGGFAQDDAMRQQYHPHPIGTAWTSANPGDRGDAVKAGMALGAAVALMDDAWWGPSVIGPDGKAMFLLGERSLPHGFVVDSSGQRFMNESESYVDAGHHQYARHAVVDAIPAFLVIDSRHRRRYPFGLALPGITPKKFLESGFMVKADTLDELAVAIGVDPVGLLDTAARFATFAQTGVDEDFGRGASAYDRVYSDPRVRPNPNLGAVSRPPFYAVRVWPGDLGTKGGLLTDEHARVLREDGSVIAGLYAAGNTSASVMGNTYPGPGSTIGPAMTFGYVAGRHAAAGTVTGATGETSADAVQR; encoded by the coding sequence ATGACCTTCGACTACGTGGTCGACGTGGTGGTCGTCGGGAGCGGATCGGCAGCGGCGACCGCGGCGCTCGCGGTCAAGGAGCACGGCCACGAACCGCTCGTGCTGGAGAGCACCGAGCTGTTCGGCGGGTCGTCGTCGATGTCGGGCGGCGGGCTGTGGGTCCCCGACAACTCCGTGCTGCGCGAGGCCGGCGTCCCCGACTCCTACGCCCTGGCCCGCACCTACATGGACGAGGTCATCGGCGACGTCGGGCCCGCCAGCTCCCCGCAGAGGCGGCACGCGTTCCTCACGCAGGGCCCGGCCATGGTCGACTTCCTGCGCGGTCTGGGCATGCGGTTCGTGCACGCACGCGACTACGCGGACTACTACCCGGAACGACCCGGCGGGCTGGCCGTCGGCCGTGGCATCGAGGGCGTCCGCTGGGACGTGCGCAAGCTCGGGCCGTGGCGGGGGCGCCTGCGCGGCGAGGTGCCGCTGCCCGTGCACACGTCCGAGGTCGCCAAGATGCTCGTCTCGCTGCGCACGCTCGACGGGTTCCTCACCGCCGCCAACGTCGTCGGCGTGCAGACCGTCGGCGCGAGCCTGCTCGGCAAGCGGCTGCGCGGCCTCGGGAACTCCCTCATGGGGCAGCTGCTGTACCTGCTGGTCGAACGGTCCGTGCCGATCTGGCTGAGCTCGCCCATGACGGAGCTGATCACGCAGGACGGTGCCGTCGTCGGTGCGGTCGTCGACCACGACGGACGGCGGATGCGCGTGGGTGCCCGGCACGGCGTGATCCTCGCCGCCGGCGGGTTCGCCCAGGACGACGCGATGCGGCAGCAGTACCACCCGCACCCGATCGGCACCGCCTGGACCAGCGCGAACCCCGGCGACCGGGGCGACGCGGTCAAGGCCGGCATGGCGCTCGGAGCGGCCGTCGCGCTCATGGACGACGCCTGGTGGGGGCCGTCCGTGATCGGGCCCGACGGCAAGGCGATGTTCCTGCTCGGCGAACGGTCGCTGCCGCACGGCTTCGTCGTCGACTCCAGCGGGCAGCGGTTCATGAACGAGTCCGAGTCGTACGTCGACGCCGGGCACCACCAGTACGCGCGGCACGCCGTCGTCGACGCGATCCCCGCGTTCCTCGTCATCGACTCCCGGCACCGGCGCCGCTACCCCTTCGGCCTGGCGCTGCCGGGCATCACACCCAAGAAGTTCCTCGAGTCCGGCTTCATGGTGAAGGCCGACACGCTCGACGAGCTGGCCGTGGCGATCGGCGTCGACCCGGTCGGCCTGCTCGACACCGCGGCGCGGTTCGCGACGTTCGCACAGACCGGCGTCGACGAGGACTTCGGCCGCGGCGCCAGCGCGTACGACCGGGTCTACTCCGACCCGCGCGTGCGACCGAACCCCAACCTCGGCGCGGTCAGCCGCCCGCCGTTCTACGCGGTGCGCGTGTGGCCCGGCGACCTGGGCACCAAGGGCGGCTTGCTCACCGACGAGCACGCGCGCGTGCTGCGCGAGGACGGCTCGGTCATCGCGGGGCTGTACGCGGCGGGCAACACCTCCGCCTCCGTCATGGGCAACACCTACCCCGGACCGGGCTCGACCATCGGTCCGGCGATGACGTTCGGCTACGTCGCAGGTCGGCACGCCGCGGCCGGGACGGTCACCGGTGCCACCGGCGAGACATCCGCCGACGCGGTCCAGCGGTAG
- a CDS encoding SDR family NAD(P)-dependent oxidoreductase, protein MRIRGAVLVVTGGGNGIGREVVLALLARGARVAALDLSADGLAGTVQLAPDAADRLTTHALDVTDRAAVAAVRGDVLAAHGHVDGLINVAGIIQRFARVADLEYAEIEKVMAVNFWGVVATTKTFLPDLLSRPVASLVNVSSMGALAPVPGQSAYGASKAAVKLFTEGLYAELRGTKVAVTVVFPGGVGTDIAQHSGVTIPGMESRSAAASKLTSPAEAGRQIVEAVEKGTFRVRIGGDARMLDRLSRLLPTRAAGIVADRMKALLDG, encoded by the coding sequence GTGCGGATCAGGGGTGCGGTGCTCGTCGTCACCGGAGGCGGCAACGGGATCGGCCGGGAGGTGGTGCTCGCGCTGCTCGCCCGCGGTGCACGGGTCGCCGCGCTCGACCTCAGCGCGGACGGCCTGGCAGGGACGGTGCAGCTCGCGCCGGACGCCGCCGACCGGCTCACGACGCACGCGCTCGACGTGACCGACCGAGCGGCCGTCGCCGCGGTGCGCGGGGACGTGCTGGCCGCGCACGGGCACGTCGACGGGCTGATCAACGTCGCCGGCATCATCCAGCGGTTCGCACGGGTCGCCGACCTGGAGTACGCGGAGATCGAGAAGGTCATGGCGGTCAACTTCTGGGGCGTCGTCGCCACGACCAAGACGTTCCTGCCGGACCTGCTGTCCCGGCCCGTCGCCAGCCTGGTCAACGTCTCGAGCATGGGGGCGCTCGCGCCCGTGCCCGGGCAGTCGGCCTACGGGGCGAGCAAGGCCGCGGTGAAGCTGTTCACCGAGGGCCTGTACGCCGAGCTTCGGGGCACGAAGGTGGCCGTGACCGTGGTGTTCCCCGGCGGCGTGGGCACGGACATCGCGCAGCACTCCGGGGTCACGATCCCCGGCATGGAGAGCAGGTCGGCGGCGGCGTCGAAGCTCACCAGCCCGGCGGAGGCCGGCCGGCAGATCGTCGAGGCCGTCGAGAAGGGCACGTTCCGGGTACGCATCGGTGGCGACGCCCGGATGCTCGACCGGCTCTCGCGGCTGCTGCCGACGCGTGCCGCGGGGATCGTCGCCGACCGGATGAAAGCGCTGCTCGACGGCTGA
- a CDS encoding LysR family transcriptional regulator: MTLTPAPATVRARADVDLNLLRTFLAVYRAGSLTAAAPLLRLSQPTVTTQLRTLEQHLDRELFTRLPRGVEPTPIAHELAAQVAAHLDALATLDGPAGLEGQGGTPGARRSTVHLAGPAELVCTRILPALAPLVADGLQLHVATGLTDQLLDELRTGQHELVVSTRRPTGRALTCVPLDLEEFVLVTTPAWRQRVDARLQEHGACVVVHDVPLVAYADDLPIARRYWRTVFGKRLSARASLTVPDLRGAVAAVAAGAGCSVLPRYLCEAEIAAGRLVVLHEPDEAPTNRNHLVLRPGAEANPDVLLVRDRLVQAAARGW; encoded by the coding sequence GTGACCCTGACCCCTGCGCCCGCGACCGTCCGCGCCCGGGCCGACGTCGACCTCAACCTGCTGCGGACGTTCCTGGCGGTCTACCGCGCGGGCTCGCTCACCGCCGCGGCCCCCCTGCTCCGCCTCTCGCAACCGACCGTGACCACGCAGCTGCGCACGCTCGAGCAGCACCTCGACCGCGAGCTGTTCACCCGGCTGCCCCGCGGCGTGGAACCGACCCCGATCGCCCACGAGCTCGCCGCCCAGGTGGCCGCGCACCTCGACGCGCTCGCCACGCTCGACGGACCCGCCGGGCTCGAGGGCCAGGGCGGGACGCCGGGTGCACGCCGCAGCACCGTGCACCTGGCCGGACCCGCCGAGCTCGTGTGCACCCGCATCCTGCCCGCGCTCGCCCCGCTCGTCGCCGACGGGCTGCAGCTGCACGTCGCCACCGGGCTGACCGACCAGCTGCTCGACGAGCTGCGCACCGGCCAGCACGAGCTCGTCGTCTCGACACGGCGGCCCACCGGACGGGCCCTGACCTGCGTGCCCCTGGACCTCGAGGAGTTCGTCCTGGTCACCACCCCTGCATGGAGGCAGCGCGTCGACGCCCGCCTGCAGGAGCACGGCGCGTGCGTCGTGGTCCACGACGTGCCGCTCGTGGCCTACGCGGACGACCTGCCGATCGCCCGCCGCTACTGGCGGACCGTGTTCGGCAAGCGGCTGTCGGCGCGCGCCTCGCTCACCGTGCCCGACCTGCGCGGCGCGGTCGCGGCCGTGGCGGCCGGTGCCGGGTGCAGCGTCCTGCCGCGCTACCTGTGCGAGGCCGAGATCGCCGCCGGACGGCTCGTGGTCCTGCACGAGCCCGACGAGGCCCCGACCAACCGCAACCACCTCGTGCTGCGACCGGGTGCGGAGGCCAACCCGGACGTGCTGCTCGTGCGCGACCGGCTCGTGCAGGCCGCCGCCAGGGGGTGGTGA
- a CDS encoding SPFH domain-containing protein, with protein sequence MPVSQILGPVVGILIVLIVLGRTLKTVDQAHVAVVTVFGKYRRVLNPGLNVLIPFIEKVHRRVPVQNQTAQLQFSAITGDQAAVHFTATIIFTVSDHSPQTVQLVAFKFIDANSFGVALTSAVEASVREFVATKRQAEVLGLRTDIVQHAKANLDEQLGSWGYTLVDLTVNDIQFDAEVMSSMSRVVAAKNAQTAAEFEGQALLIARTKAAEAEGAAIKIAAESEAEAARLRGAGLAKFREELAKGISQSAQVLEAQGVGAEMLAFTMWTETIRDAAKEGTGNVVFLDGSVEAMDASLRRLQGLTVLQTAAGSKN encoded by the coding sequence ATGCCCGTCTCGCAGATCCTCGGCCCCGTCGTCGGGATCCTCATCGTCCTGATCGTCCTCGGCAGGACGCTCAAGACCGTCGACCAGGCGCACGTCGCCGTCGTCACCGTCTTCGGCAAGTACCGCCGGGTCCTGAACCCGGGCCTCAACGTGCTCATCCCGTTCATCGAGAAGGTGCACCGCCGCGTCCCGGTGCAGAACCAGACCGCACAGCTGCAGTTCTCCGCGATCACCGGCGACCAGGCAGCCGTCCACTTCACGGCCACGATCATCTTCACGGTCTCCGACCACAGCCCCCAGACCGTGCAGCTCGTCGCGTTCAAGTTCATCGACGCCAACTCGTTCGGGGTCGCGCTGACCAGCGCCGTCGAGGCCTCCGTGCGCGAGTTCGTCGCGACCAAGCGGCAGGCCGAGGTGCTCGGGCTGCGCACCGACATCGTGCAGCACGCCAAGGCGAACCTCGACGAGCAGCTCGGCTCGTGGGGCTACACGCTCGTCGACCTGACGGTCAACGACATCCAGTTCGACGCCGAGGTCATGTCCTCCATGTCGCGCGTCGTCGCGGCGAAGAACGCGCAGACCGCCGCGGAGTTCGAGGGCCAGGCGCTGCTGATCGCCCGGACCAAGGCCGCCGAGGCCGAGGGCGCCGCCATCAAGATCGCCGCCGAGTCCGAGGCCGAGGCCGCACGCCTGCGCGGTGCCGGTCTGGCCAAGTTCCGTGAGGAGCTCGCCAAGGGCATCTCGCAGTCCGCGCAGGTGCTCGAGGCCCAGGGCGTCGGCGCCGAGATGCTCGCCTTCACGATGTGGACCGAGACGATCCGGGACGCCGCCAAGGAGGGCACCGGCAACGTCGTGTTCCTCGACGGCAGCGTCGAGGCCATGGACGCCTCGCTGCGTCGCCTCCAGGGGCTCACGGTCCTGCAGACGGCGGCCGGTTCCAAGAACTGA
- a CDS encoding zinc-ribbon domain-containing protein: protein MFIIWGWRAVMEVLGLGLFHCPTCQQDREYRHVRPRRWFTLFFVPVIPLQRLEPFVECTTCKGTYREAVLEIPTTEQLEHQLGLATRAALAHVVASAGSTPRATEEAIRRIGAAPGVGTYDEARLLVDIAAFTDRATAQRYVATAARHLSPAGREDFARRLLGLAEAWGPDGAPVTDPPIDALAAALELSPAHLAGIRQHASTGSTGSTDGAA from the coding sequence GTGTTCATCATCTGGGGTTGGCGAGCGGTCATGGAGGTGCTGGGGCTGGGGCTGTTCCACTGCCCGACCTGCCAGCAGGACCGCGAGTACCGGCACGTGCGGCCGCGCCGCTGGTTCACGCTCTTCTTCGTCCCGGTGATCCCGCTGCAGCGACTCGAGCCGTTCGTCGAGTGCACGACCTGCAAGGGCACGTACCGCGAGGCCGTGCTCGAGATCCCGACCACCGAGCAGCTCGAGCACCAGCTCGGCCTGGCCACCCGGGCGGCCCTGGCCCACGTGGTCGCCTCGGCAGGGAGCACGCCGCGCGCCACCGAGGAGGCAATCCGCCGCATCGGCGCAGCGCCCGGGGTCGGCACGTACGACGAGGCCCGCCTGCTCGTCGACATCGCGGCGTTCACCGACCGGGCCACGGCCCAGCGGTACGTCGCCACGGCCGCCCGGCACCTGAGCCCGGCCGGTCGCGAGGACTTCGCCCGTCGGTTGCTGGGCCTGGCCGAGGCCTGGGGTCCCGACGGTGCGCCGGTCACCGACCCGCCGATCGACGCCCTCGCCGCCGCGCTTGAGCTCAGCCCCGCGCACCTGGCCGGCATCCGGCAGCACGCGAGCACCGGCAGCACCGGCAGCACGGACGGTGCCGCGTGA
- a CDS encoding type 1 glutamine amidotransferase domain-containing protein, which yields MATILFLMTGADRWTLTDGTTRPTGYWADEAVTPYEAFTAAGHEVVVATPGGVLPPADPGSLAPGAAGGDEAAAHLRAVIDGAAPFHDPLPLEAVALDEVDAVYVPGGHGPMEDLAVDPVAGDLLARVLRSGKPLGVVCHGPAALLAATTTDGANVFAGYRVAAFTNEEETLSGTAAKAPWLLQDRLTAAGVVVEAAQPFASHLVTDRTLVTGQNPASSAAVAAELLARLA from the coding sequence ATGGCGACGATCCTGTTCCTGATGACCGGCGCCGACCGGTGGACGCTCACCGACGGCACCACCCGCCCGACCGGCTACTGGGCCGACGAGGCGGTGACCCCCTACGAGGCGTTCACCGCGGCCGGCCACGAGGTCGTCGTGGCCACGCCCGGCGGTGTGCTGCCGCCCGCCGACCCCGGCAGCCTGGCGCCCGGCGCCGCAGGCGGGGACGAGGCTGCCGCCCACCTGCGTGCCGTGATCGACGGCGCTGCGCCCTTCCACGACCCGCTCCCGCTCGAGGCGGTCGCGCTCGACGAGGTCGACGCCGTCTACGTGCCGGGCGGGCACGGGCCCATGGAGGACCTCGCCGTGGACCCCGTGGCCGGTGATCTGCTGGCGCGGGTGCTGCGCTCGGGCAAGCCGCTCGGCGTCGTGTGCCACGGACCCGCGGCGCTGCTCGCGGCCACGACCACGGACGGCGCCAACGTGTTCGCCGGGTACCGGGTCGCGGCCTTCACCAACGAGGAGGAGACGCTGTCCGGGACGGCCGCGAAGGCGCCGTGGCTGCTGCAGGACCGGCTGACCGCGGCCGGTGTGGTCGTCGAGGCGGCCCAGCCCTTCGCCTCGCACCTCGTGACCGACCGGACGCTCGTCACGGGTCAGAACCCGGCGTCGTCAGCCGCCGTCGCGGCCGAGCTGCTCGCCCGCCTGGCCTGA
- a CDS encoding TetR/AcrR family transcriptional regulator: MGERQDAVRNRARLVAAAEDVFREQGAAAALEQVAARAGVGRATLYRHFPDRAALVAAVYTHRVSALAAHVAALPAPTRLVHLVVEISELQLDTPGLLTVLRTAPDGSARLTEIGGRARALLGSALTAARAHGTIREDVTLEDVLLTFAMVEGVIALEPSTSAPTAVRRAVQLTLRGLLTEEAARAPLPRGVGTEHRHVVRSGHL; encoded by the coding sequence ATGGGCGAACGTCAGGACGCGGTGCGCAACCGGGCGAGACTGGTCGCCGCGGCGGAGGACGTGTTCCGCGAGCAGGGGGCCGCGGCCGCCCTCGAGCAGGTCGCGGCACGGGCCGGCGTGGGTCGCGCGACGCTGTACCGGCACTTCCCCGACCGGGCCGCACTGGTGGCCGCCGTGTACACCCACCGGGTGTCGGCGCTGGCCGCGCACGTCGCCGCACTGCCTGCACCGACGCGGCTCGTGCACCTGGTCGTCGAGATCAGCGAGCTGCAGCTGGACACGCCCGGGCTGCTCACGGTGCTGCGCACCGCCCCCGACGGGTCCGCACGCCTCACGGAGATCGGCGGGCGGGCGCGGGCGCTGCTCGGCTCGGCCCTCACGGCCGCGCGGGCGCACGGCACGATCCGCGAGGACGTCACGCTCGAGGACGTGCTGCTGACGTTCGCCATGGTCGAGGGCGTCATCGCGCTCGAACCGTCGACGTCCGCGCCGACCGCCGTCCGTCGTGCCGTGCAGCTCACGCTGAGAGGCCTGCTGACCGAGGAGGCCGCACGAGCGCCCCTGCCACGCGGCGTCGGGACGGAGCACCGGCACGTCGTCCGATCCGGACATCTGTGA
- a CDS encoding FAD:protein FMN transferase, whose translation MDVTAAHRFRFEATGTSWQVVTDEPLDPLTRRAVLDLVEDVEATFSRFRGDSLLSRCRDAPQGGRFRFPAHAADLFDLLDELNVATDGAVDPLVGHDLERLGYDARYSFTPATSSTCSSSLPSMASSTSAHGTAGRQAAWGTHVRHHGSDLLTQGPVVLDLGAAAKGHLVDLVCGVLHAAGVDRSVVDASGDLRCTGGAPMRVGLEDPRDAHRVIGVVDLQDRALCASASNRRAWAPGVHHLLDARTGLPVQDVLATWVLADRAAVADGLSTALFVADPRPLAERFDFSWVRLLADGRAQASPDLAGRLFT comes from the coding sequence ATGGACGTCACGGCCGCGCACCGCTTCCGGTTCGAGGCCACCGGTACGAGCTGGCAGGTGGTCACGGACGAACCCCTCGACCCGCTGACCCGGCGGGCCGTGCTCGACCTCGTCGAGGACGTCGAGGCGACCTTCTCCCGGTTCCGCGGCGACTCGCTGCTCTCGCGCTGCCGTGACGCGCCCCAAGGCGGTCGGTTCCGCTTCCCGGCGCACGCCGCCGACCTGTTCGACCTCCTCGACGAGCTGAACGTCGCGACCGACGGCGCGGTCGACCCGCTGGTCGGTCACGACCTCGAGCGGCTGGGGTACGACGCGCGGTACTCGTTCACCCCCGCGACCTCGTCCACTTGTTCGTCCAGCCTTCCGTCCATGGCCTCGTCCACGTCCGCGCACGGCACCGCCGGGCGGCAGGCCGCCTGGGGCACGCACGTCCGGCACCACGGCAGCGACCTGCTCACCCAGGGGCCGGTCGTGCTCGATCTCGGTGCCGCCGCCAAGGGGCACCTGGTCGACCTGGTCTGCGGGGTGCTGCACGCCGCCGGGGTCGACCGGTCGGTGGTCGACGCGAGCGGCGACCTGCGGTGCACGGGCGGGGCGCCGATGCGCGTCGGGCTGGAGGACCCGCGCGACGCGCACCGGGTGATCGGCGTCGTCGACCTGCAGGACCGCGCCCTGTGCGCCTCGGCGAGCAACCGCAGGGCGTGGGCCCCGGGGGTGCACCACCTGCTCGACGCGCGCACGGGTCTGCCCGTGCAGGACGTGCTGGCCACCTGGGTCCTCGCCGACCGCGCCGCGGTGGCCGACGGGCTGTCGACCGCCCTGTTCGTCGCCGACCCCCGGCCGCTCGCCGAGCGATTCGACTTCTCGTGGGTGCGGCTGCTCGCCGACGGTCGCGCGCAGGCCTCGCCCGACCTGGCCGGGCGGCTCTTCACGTGA
- a CDS encoding helix-turn-helix transcriptional regulator encodes MDNRDEIRDFLASRRARITPQQAGLPAWGANRRVPGLRREEVAMLAGVSSDYYTRLERGNLSGVSESVLQSLATALQLDEAERLHLEDLARTAQPRSARTRRRTPTSTVRPSVHAMLDAMTGAPAVVRNDRLDILAANALGRALYDPLYRDPVRPVNHARFAFLDPAAKDFWVDWQRASDDTVGILRAQAGRNPYDRSLTDLIGELSTRSEEFRTRWAAHEVRLHRTGNKRINHPVVGRLELMYDMLPLPADPGLTMLVYTAEAGSPTADALALLASWAATNVRDEASAPTLPA; translated from the coding sequence ATGGACAACCGCGACGAGATCCGGGACTTCCTGGCCTCCAGGCGCGCCAGGATCACCCCGCAGCAGGCCGGGCTCCCGGCATGGGGGGCCAACCGGCGCGTGCCCGGGCTGCGCCGCGAGGAGGTCGCGATGCTGGCCGGCGTGAGCAGCGACTACTACACGAGGCTCGAGCGCGGGAACCTCAGCGGCGTGTCCGAGAGCGTCCTGCAGTCGCTCGCCACGGCTCTCCAGCTCGACGAGGCCGAACGCCTGCACCTCGAGGACCTCGCCCGCACGGCGCAGCCGAGGTCCGCGCGGACGCGCCGCCGCACCCCGACGTCCACGGTGCGCCCGAGCGTGCACGCCATGCTCGACGCGATGACGGGCGCCCCGGCCGTCGTGCGCAACGACCGCCTCGACATCCTCGCGGCGAACGCGCTCGGCCGGGCGCTGTACGACCCGCTCTACCGCGACCCGGTGCGTCCGGTGAACCACGCGCGGTTCGCCTTCCTCGACCCCGCGGCCAAGGACTTCTGGGTCGACTGGCAGCGCGCCTCCGACGACACGGTCGGGATCCTGCGGGCCCAGGCCGGCCGCAACCCGTACGACAGGTCGCTGACCGACCTGATCGGCGAGCTGTCCACCCGGTCCGAGGAGTTCCGCACCCGGTGGGCCGCGCACGAGGTCCGGCTGCACCGCACGGGGAACAAGCGGATCAACCACCCGGTCGTCGGACGGCTGGAGCTCATGTACGACATGCTCCCCCTGCCTGCCGACCCCGGGCTGACCATGCTCGTCTACACCGCCGAGGCGGGCAGCCCCACCGCCGACGCGCTCGCCCTCCTGGCCAGCTGGGCCGCGACGAACGTGCGGGACGAGGCGAGCGCGCCGACGCTGCCCGCGTGA